The DNA sequence GATTGCCAGATTCGAAGGAAAATCCACGATTGATAATCAGGTTGCCTCGGTATTTGGGGCGATATCTCTTGGCAATCTCGGTCACTGCGAATTCCACCCCGGAAACGTCAGTGAAAGGCTCGGACAAGTGCAAGTAGGCCAGCGGGAATTCATTCAATTGCTCGACAATGTAATCGAAGGTTGGGATGGTATCCTCCACTACAAAAGAGCCTAAAAGCCCGTGTGCAGATGGATTCAATCTCACGCCTACTCGGTCCAGAGGGATGACGGCCTTCAATTCCTCCAGCAACTCAAACAAAATCCGCGCCCTGTTCTCTGCCGAACCTCCATACTGATCCGTTCGGTGATTGGTGTATGGATTGAAAAATTGGTGGAATAGATATCCATTGGAAGAATGAATCTCGATTCCATCAAATCCAGCTTCCACAGCGTTTTTGGCAGCTTGAACGAATTCGCGTTTGACTTGCTGAATGTCTTCCAAGGTCATTTCACGAGGGGCGACTGTTTCCTTGAATCCTTCTGGGGTAAATACCTTTTGCTCGGGGTTCACCCCAGATGGACTGATCGGAAGCGCTCCTTGGTGAAAATCTGGATGGGAGATAGCTCCAACATGCCAAATTTGAATAAAGATCTTGCCGCCCTTTTCGTGGACCGCCTGTGTGGTCTTTTTCCAACCTTCCACCTGTTCAGGACTGTAGATCCCGGGCGTATTGATGTACCCGACGCCCAAGGGAGACACCTGAGATCCCTCCGTGATAATCAATCCTGCAGAAGCCCGTTGGGCATAATAGGTGGCCTGCAGATCGCCGGGAACATTCCCTGCATTATCAGCACGGCTCCGCGTCATAGGTGCCATGACGACCCGGTTTTTCAGGTCTAGACTTCCAGCGTGGAATGGCTCCAATAATGGCTTGCTCATGAGTTAAAGTTGGTTTGATGTTTGAACATTAGACCACCATACGCCCACATTTGTTCAATGTTGCGACATTAATCCACTAGCCATGTGAGTTGATGGGTTGTTCCATCCGGCCAAATGATTCGAAGGAAATACACCCCCTCATCCAATCCACTGGCTATCAACCGGTCCCCCTTCTCCACGGACTCCCATTTTTGAGCAATTCGCCCCAACACATCCAAGCAGAAAATATTCGGTTTTTCCCCCTCATAAACGCCACGCCAGCTAATGACGCTTCCAGTCCCTGATACACTAGGGTTTGGGTAAAGAGAGAGTACAGGCTGAGATTCGGTAGTGGTCGAGACGGCGCCTCCCTGCATTTCGGCCATGGCATGGCCATCCCCTTCTCCCCCCTGAAATGATGCCTGAGCGATTGCTTGAAAGCTCCCCAAGCAGATGACCAGAAATATGAAAATGGTAGATTTCATCAAAAACAGATTATTGGTTTCGGACTCCGCGACCCCCTCCGGTATTTCTTCGAAGTCCCGGGAATAAGTCCATGTAAAATCGATCCGACACGGCCAAATCCCTAAATTCTCCCTGAATGGCACTGTTCCAAGCTCCTCCCCGATAGCCTGCTCCAGTAGTAACGGGCCAGGTAGGGACATCTGCCTTGCCCTCAACATCCAACGCTCCATCTCCGTGAGTTCCATCGAATGAAAGGCCTCCACCATTCAAGGCGACCACAATCTCCCAGAGATTCCCGGAAAGCTCCCAAATCCCCCAATAGCCTGCCCCAGCTTGAAGGCGGTCACTATCCGCCGCACCTCCAAATCCGACCCGTAGAGGGCCTTGCGGCCCCAAATAGCCATGCGACCCCAGACCGGCAGTCCCGGTAGCCATTTCAGTGACAGATTCGAAGGGCGTTCCGTCCATTGTCAGCGTATTGGCATCAACGATCTCAGCAGTCCCCCAAGCAAATTCCCGAGCCAGTGGATAGAGGGGACCTCTTGCCGCCTTTTCAAATTCCAATTCTGTCATGGGCCTCAGACCTGCCCAATCGAGGTATGCGGTCACATCTGCCCAATTGAGGAGATTGGCTGCCCGATTTTGTCCATCGGCCACTTCTCCCAAGAGGCCGTTTCCATTTCCATCGCATCCATATCGAGCCGGGGTATTCGGAGCGACCCCAGCAACTTCGATAGCAATTCCGTTTCTGAACCTCAAAGCGGGATTGGAGGCCAAAGCCCAACTTCCCGGTTGCGCAGCAGGCGATTGGGACGTTCTTCCTTGCTGCTGCCCAAACGTCAGGCAGTTCAGGAAATCGGCATACTGAGCTTGGGAAAGCTCGTATTTCATCATCCAAAACCCCGAATAGCCCGCAGGAAAAGATGCAGGAATATGTCCACTCGGAGGATTGGACCCATCGTCCCAGAGCTTGCCAGCATTGGCGCCTGTCTCGATGACAGAATCCGTGTCGATCAAAAAGGGCAAAGGTTCGGAGCCTGACCGAAAGG is a window from the Pontibacter sp. G13 genome containing:
- a CDS encoding SUMF1/EgtB/PvdO family nonheme iron enzyme encodes the protein MRRFSFLLWMISAVPLFGHQVILQDLHWSSDSAIQFDIQWQHSWRYSEDSLSGNWDGIWLFAKIQDGSGLWHHAHFSPTQTAHTVSDAAFELTASSDRMGTWLRRASAGFGNTPMLTASLTFDQPFDTAKVAVRLFAVEMVWIPEGPFWVGDSISEHTFRSGSEPLPFLIDTDSVIETGANAGKLWDDGSNPPSGHIPASFPAGYSGFWMMKYELSQAQYADFLNCLTFGQQQGRTSQSPAAQPGSWALASNPALRFRNGIAIEVAGVAPNTPARYGCDGNGNGLLGEVADGQNRAANLLNWADVTAYLDWAGLRPMTELEFEKAARGPLYPLAREFAWGTAEIVDANTLTMDGTPFESVTEMATGTAGLGSHGYLGPQGPLRVGFGGAADSDRLQAGAGYWGIWELSGNLWEIVVALNGGGLSFDGTHGDGALDVEGKADVPTWPVTTGAGYRGGAWNSAIQGEFRDLAVSDRFYMDLFPGLRRNTGGGRGVRNQ
- a CDS encoding T9SS type A sorting domain-containing protein yields the protein MKSTIFIFLVICLGSFQAIAQASFQGGEGDGHAMAEMQGGAVSTTTESQPVLSLYPNPSVSGTGSVISWRGVYEGEKPNIFCLDVLGRIAQKWESVEKGDRLIASGLDEGVYFLRIIWPDGTTHQLTWLVD
- a CDS encoding alkene reductase, producing the protein MSKPLLEPFHAGSLDLKNRVVMAPMTRSRADNAGNVPGDLQATYYAQRASAGLIITEGSQVSPLGVGYINTPGIYSPEQVEGWKKTTQAVHEKGGKIFIQIWHVGAISHPDFHQGALPISPSGVNPEQKVFTPEGFKETVAPREMTLEDIQQVKREFVQAAKNAVEAGFDGIEIHSSNGYLFHQFFNPYTNHRTDQYGGSAENRARILFELLEELKAVIPLDRVGVRLNPSAHGLLGSFVVEDTIPTFDYIVEQLNEFPLAYLHLSEPFTDVSGVEFAVTEIAKRYRPKYRGNLIINRGFSFESGNQVIEDGLADLVAFGVPFIANPDLVHRFETGAELAAPDKNTFYTPGEKGYIDYPALQPTE